A segment of the Ipomoea triloba cultivar NCNSP0323 chromosome 1, ASM357664v1 genome:
TTtcgagtcagcttaggttcagtcagtttcaagttaattaagtttcgagtcagcttaggttcATTAAGACCAACCTAAGTCGTTATTCCAGCCTAATGAGTATAAGTTTCGGAGTAGAGCTGGAACGGAGGCCAAGCAACGTAAAAAGGGGGTATTCCACTTCTACTTTacagaatctcttgattctggttgCTAAATACTCTGACTGATACTTGTGCATTCTTATATGTGTTAATCATTTCGTATGATTGCTATGAGTGAACTTGAGAAGCTGTTATACTAACTGTTTAGTTAACTAACTTCTTAGTAACTTTTATACTTCGGAAGCTAACTCGAAACGATCGTTTAGTGAAAATGCCGCCAAGACGAAATGTACCTGTGGGACGTGACGACGCCACCAcggcaatggaccgtatggctttggcaatggaacagatggctgagtttatgatggctcagcagGCCCAGAATCAAAATCAGGGACACCCTCGGGTCGACTTTGCTAAAGCCATAGCAAGTAGACATCCACCGAATTATGCGGGAGAAGATGACCCAGTGGTTTTGGAAGAATGGATACGGACATTCGATAAACTGCTTGACGCAGTAAATTGCCCGGCGAATCAACGAGTCTCTTCTGCGGTTTATTACTTGACGAAGGCCGCAGATAACTGGTGGGCAGCAGCTGGACCCGAACTCCTGCAaaacccagactttggctgggaggaattcaaggaggaATTGAGGGGACAATTTTACACGGAACGaatcaagggaatcaagtgcgAAGAATTCTTGCGACTGAAGCAGAAAGGAGAAACTGTTCAGGTCTACTATGACCAGTATGTGGAGCTAATGAGGTTTGCTCAAGATATTGTGCCGGACGAGGCAAGCAAGGCAAGAAGATTTGTACGAGGACTAGATTGGGACGTGAGAAGGGCAatcgcaccattcatgtgctccACTCTCAAGGAAGCATATAATCGGGCATCGGATCAGTACCAAGTGTACTTGGATCAACAGGAAGTTTACGGCAAGAACAAGAGAAAAGCTGATGATAAACAGAGGAGATTCAAGGTGGATGATCGGAAGCCTAACCAAGGGAAATTTCAACCAAAGCAAGGAGAAAAGAGGGGAGGAACAGACCAAGGGAAACAATCTGCTTGCAGCAGATGTGGAAAGAGCCATCCTGGAGAAAATTGTCAAGGGGTGAGGATAAGGTGCTACAAGTGTGGCCTCTTAGGACACAAATTCTATGAGTGCCAAACCAGGGTGGAAAACCTCCGGAACTCCTCGCAGAATACCAGGCAAGGAGGAGGATTCAATGGGAACAACGGCTGGAAACTTGCGGAGTCACGAAACAGGGGAGTTAATTCTCCACAAGTGAACCGGGGGAGGCCAACGAATGCGGCTACAGGTCCAAACGACAAAGGGAAGTCGCtaatgggagaaagcagcacagGGAACCAAGGACGAATCTATGTCGTCAACAGCGCTCAGGCTTAGGCTGGCGACGTCGTAACCGGTACATTTCTTATAAACTCGGTGCTTGGTTCAGTATTATTTGATACGGGAGCTACCAATtcctttatatcatctacatttgcggatagattgaAGTTATGGCCTACTAGTAAGTTAGACATAAATGTGAGAACTGCCTCGGGGATGGTGGTAGCCTGTAAGGATAGATATGACAACATTTCGATAGAAATTGCGGGATTCAATTGTCCCGGAAATCTTATTTGTTTTGAGCTAGAGGGCATCGATGTGGTACTCggaatggattggttggatatgTATAAGGCTCAAATTGTttgtaatgagcgaaaggttgtcctacgaggaccaaatgggaagagaatatcctaccgagggattgaGAGGCAACCCGAGCCCAAGTTGATGACAATGCAGAAGTTGAGGAAGTACGCTCACCaagggtgtgaagtgtacctctgcttGGTGCAGGATGCTGAGATGGAAGAACCTGAGATCAATCAAATCCCAAtagtgcgtgaatttcccgacgTGTTTCCAGAGgatctcacggaaatgccgccggagagggaagtggaattcactatTGATCTCGTACCAGGAACCGCGCCAATCTCAAACgtgccttatcgaatggcaccaaAAGAGACggaagagttgaaggctcaattggcagagttattggagaaaggattcatcagaccaagtgtgtcaccttggggcgcaccggtactatttgtaaagaagaaggatgggagccTGAGACTGTGTATCGATTATAGAGAACTCAATCGGGTCACAGTGAATAACAggtacccattgcccaggatcgacgatctgttcgATCAGTTGAAGGGAACTAGAGtattttcaaagattgatttacggtcagggtatcaccaagtgcgagtggTGGAGCAGGATATTCCCAAAACAGCATTCCGGACTAgatatgggcactacgaatttGCCGTCATGCCGTTCGGAGTAACAAATGCACCAGggactttcatggacttgatgaacaagattttccttccatatctaGATAAGTTCATCGTTGTCTTTATAGACGATATCTTGGTGTACTCAAAGACACCAGAGGAGCACGAAGAACATCTTAGGACAGTATTGCAAAtgctgagggaaaagaaactttttgcgaAACTGTCTAAGTGCGAATTTTGGAGGGAGGAAGTAGCATTTcttggtcacataatcaccaaggaaggaatagcagtggaCCCAACTAAGATAAAGCTGTAATGGAATGGTAAGCACCTAAATCGGTCACGGAGGTCCGAAGCTTCTTAGGATTGGCGGGctattaccgaagatttgtccaggatttctcgaagatagcaagaccaTTGAAAAATCTACTCAAAAAGACTACCAGGTACCGTTGGAGTGAAGAGTGTGAGCATGCGTTCCAAGAACTCAAGAAGAagttaacaactgccccagtgttaaccttgcctgttggaacggaaggctatgaactatacacagatgcgtctcacaaaggactgggatgtgtcttgatgcaacatggaagggtaatagcttatgcatctcgtcaattgaaaccacatgaagctaactacccaacccatgatctagaactagc
Coding sequences within it:
- the LOC115998834 gene encoding uncharacterized protein LOC115998834, which produces MAEFMMAQQAQNQNQGHPRVDFAKAIASRHPPNYAGEDDPVVLEEWIRTFDKLLDAVNCPANQRVSSAVYYLTKAADNWWAAAGPELLQNPDFGWEEFKEELRGQFYTERIKGIKCEEFLRLKQKGETVQVYYDQYVELMRFAQDIVPDEASKARRFVRGLDWDVRRAIAPFMCSTLKEAYNRASDQYQVYLDQQEVYGKNKRKADDKQRRFKVDDRKPNQGKFQPKQGEKRGGTDQGKQSACSRCGKSHPGENCQGVRIRCYKCGLLGHKFYECQTRVENLRNSSQNTRQGGGFNGNNGWKLAESRNRGVNSPQVNRGRPTNAATGPNDKGKSLMGESSTGNQGRIYVVNSAQA